The Helicobacter sp. MIT 05-5293 nucleotide sequence ACATACACCCCCGGCACATCTTGCACCGCATCACCTAAATCTCTGATAGGACGAGTAAGTATTTCTTCTTGTGGGATTATAGAAATGGAAGCAGGAGCATCTTTAATATCTTGTTCATAACCTGAAGCTGTTACAACAGATCGTCCAAGATTCACTTTACGGACATTAGAGGAATCTTCTTCTAAACTATTACTTTGCCCCCCCCCCGCTACTATTTCATCGGCTAATAGCACATTAGTGCATAGCAATGAAGCAGTAAGCACACTTAATGAAATTTTATTCATAGATTCTCCTTTTTTAAACATAATATCATTTACAAACAATAATAAGAACGATTTGTAAAAGTATCGAAATACTACAAAATCTAAATTTAATAAAAAATAAAAAATATTATTAAAATTATTTTATGTAATGATTATAGAATCTGTTTAATAATCAAGCACGATATATTTTAACAATAAGAATCTTGTTAAGGTTAAACTTTTGCTTAACATCAAAAGGCTAAAATAAAGATTTAAAGTTATTGTGAATAGGAAGAATTATGGCGAAAAAATTACACACTTTTATGGGTGATACTCCTGCCCAAGCACTCAAAGAAGCGCAGGAAAAATTTGGCAGTGATATTTTGCTTGTAGAAACGAAAGAAATTCGTAAAAAATCAATGACTCAACCTGCACTTTATGAAATGGTCGTGGCTGTCGAAGATAACACACCAGCAGCTACTCCACAACCAGCACAAGATGCACCCACGCAAGAAAATGTCCCACCCCCTGCCCTTGATCCTAATCCTGCTCCTAATAGTGTCCAAAAAAGGCTTGATGAAATTGCAGAAAAAAGAATGACAAAGAAAAAACAAGAAGCCCAAAAGCCTAAGATTTATGATGATGTAACGCTCCAACTTTCTGATGCGGTAAGGCAGATTTCAGAAGCTGCGGGTGTGCCAAGTAATATGCCAAGCACTCCTCCTAAACGCGCTGTATCTTCAGGGTATCCCAAACCCACCGCACCTTTAGTATCCAATCGTGGGATTGATGAACGCGCTGAAGATAAGATTCAAGATTTGCAAAATACGCGTTTGGCTCAAAGTGTGAATGAACGACTTGAGCTTAAGGAAATCAAAAAAGAGCTTGATGAGATTAATGACAAAATGAAGCTTATTCAAAATATGTTTTGGGAAGAAAAAAGCCCTAAAAATGAGGGGCTTAATATCCCTCAAGAATTTGCAGAAATTTATCGTATCGCCAAAAGTAGCGGTATGAATCGCGAACATCTTGATACGATTATGAAGCTCTCTTTAGAGTTGATGCCACTTAAAATGCGTTCTAATTCTACGACAATTAAGCGATATTTTCGCGAGGTATTACGCAAGATGATTTATTGTAGGAGCGAGAATCTCCAGAATAATACCAAAAAGATTATGATGCTTGTCGGTCCTACGGGTGTGGGCAAGACAACGACACTTGCAAAGCTTGCAGCGCGTTATTCTCTGATGCTTAATCAACGTTATCGTGTGGGTGTGATTACGCTGGATACTTATCGTTTGGCTGCTGTCGATCAGCTAATGGCGTATGCGCGTATGATGAAGCTTAGTATTGACACGGTGGTCGAACCTGAAGAGTTTGGCAAAGCGATAGATTCTTTAAAACATTGTGATTATATTTTGATTGATACGGCGGGGCATTCACAACATGATCGCTCTAAGCTTGAATCGCTCAAATCGTATTTAAATAATGACTACAAAATTGATGTGAATCTTGTGCTTGCGATTAACGCGAAATATGAGGATCTCAAAGATACTTATAATGCTTTTAGTGAGATGAATATTGATACTTTGATTTTTAGCAAACTTGATGAAAGTCGCAATTTTGGTAATATGTTTTCACTCGTGTATGAAACCAAAAAGCCTATCAGCTATCTTTCGATTGGTCAGGGTGTGCCAAATGATTTGATTCTAGCGGGTAATGATTATTTGGTGGATTGTTTGCTTGATGGATTTAAGCGTCCTAAAGTCAATTAAAGAAGCACTATGATTCATAATCAAGCTTACGAACTTCAAGCTATCGTCCAAAGCCAAGATAAACGCAATTTTAGCGCGACTAAGTTTATCGCTATTACTTCGGGTAAAGGAGGCGTGGGCAAGTCAAGTATTAGCGCGAATCTTGCGTATTGTTTATGGAAAATGCACAAAAAAGTCGCAGTATTTGATGCGGATATTGGCTTGGCAAATTTGGATTTGATTTTTGGTGTCAAAACGCAGAAAAATATTCTTCACGCGTTGCGCGGAGAAGCGAGCTTTCAAGAGATTATTTATCCTATTCAAGAAGATTTGTATTTGATACCGGGTGATAATGGCGAGGAGATTCTCAAATATGCTCATTCGGGCGTTTTTGATAGGTTTTTAAATGAAAGTGATATTTTGGATTCTGTCGATTATATGATTATTGATACCGGTGCAGGGATTGGCGGTATCACACAAGGATTCTTAAATGCAAGTGATGTCGTGATTGTCGTTACAATGCCTGATCCTTCAGCGATCACTGATGCGTATGCGACTATCAAATTAAATGCAAAAAATCGTGAGGAAATTTTTATGATTCTCAATATGGTGAAAAATCAAAAAGAATCTTCAATGGTTTTTAATCGTATTGCTCATATTGCGAGTAAGAATATCCCCTCTTTGCGCTTAGAGATGCTAGGATTTTTGGAGCAAAATAATGCAGTGGCAAAAGCTGTGCGCTCAAGGGAATTATTTGTCAAATCAGAGCCTTTATGTGCGCCTACCACGCAGATTAATGCAATCGCACAGAATCTTGTTGCAAAGTTGGAACAAAATATGCTTCCTACTTCACAAAGCAATCATTTTGCTCATTTCTTTAAGCGAATGTTGGGCTATATTTAGGGGATAAGGAACGAAAGGGATAATATGAAACCTGATAATTATATGAGTTTTAGTATTGTCGCAGGATTTTTCGTAGGTTTGGCGTTTTCGATTGCTAAATTTGATGAAGCTGAATTTGTTGTATTATGGACGATTATTACAACAATGGGTATTTATTTGATTGTAGCAGTGTGTATTTCGCTTTATTTTTGGTTTTTGGATTTTGAGGATTCTAAATTGAAAAAAGGCAAGCTTGAGAGCAATTTGGAATTTTATCGTTTAGAGTTTGATAAGCGTGAAAAAGAATCTGCTAAAATTCGTAACTTTATCAAAAGTATAGAATCTGATGATGAAGAGGCAAATAATGACAAATAAATCAAACCCTAAGGCTCGAGAATGAAAAATGTCAATGGATATAATCAAACCCTAAAATATTCACAAGATGAACTTGCATTGCAATATCTCCCTGCGGTTAAAGCAATGGCTTTTCGTCTTAAAGAACGTTTGCCAAGCTCTATTGAAATGGCGGATTTGGTTTCTATTGGCACAGAAGAGTTAATCAAGCTTGCACGCCGTTATGACAGCACGATTAACGATTCGTTTTGGGGATTTGCGAAGACGCGTGTAAATGGAGCAATGCTTGATTATTTGCGTAGTCTTGATGTGCTTTCTCGTGCTAATCGCAAGCTTGTTAAAAGTATTGATTATGAGGTTTCTAAGTATTTTAATGACCATCAAGAAGAGCCTAGTGATGAATATCTTGCAAAGGTTTTGAATGAAGATATTCAAAAGATTCGTGAGGCGCGTATCGCTTCTGATGTCTATGCACTTGTGCCGATTGACGAACAATACAATGCGATTTGTTCAGAAAATATTTTAGAGAATCTACAAAAAGAAGAGCTTATGGAAATCATTCAGAAGATTCTCAAAAAGCTTGGTAAAAGGGAACAGATGATTATCCAGCTGTATTATTTTGAAGAGCTTAGTTTAAAAGAAATCAGTGAGATTCTTGAGATTACAGAATCGAGAATCTCTCAAATCACCAAAGAAGTGATTAAAAAAATTCGAGAAGCGATAGGAGACATCAATGGCTGATATATTAAGTCAAGAAGAAATTGACGCCTTATTGGAGGTTGTTGATGATGAGGGCGATGCCGCCGAGATAGAGACCCAAGACATTGGACATCAGAAGCAAGTAACACTTTATGACTTTAAACGCCCTAACCGCGTCAGTAAAGAACAATTACGAGCATTTAAATCTATCCATGACAAAATGGCACGGAGTCTTTCTTCGCAAGTCTCTGCAGTGATGCGAAGCATCGTGGAGATTCAGCTCCACAGCGTGGATCAAATGACTTATGGGGAGTTTTTGATGAGTTTGCCCTCCCCGACAAGCTTTAATATTTTCTCTATGAAGCCATTAGAGGGTGCAGCGATTTTGGAGATCAACCCCAGCATTGCTTTTCCGATGATTGATAGACTTTTGGGTGGTAAAGGCGACCCTTATGAAAATTCTCGTGAATTTAGTGATATTGAGCTGAATTTGCTTGATACACTTTTGCGACAAATTATGCAGAATCTTAAAGAGGCATGGTCTTCGGTTACAGAAATTTTCCCCTCTGTTGATGCGAAAGAAAGTAGCCCTAATGTCGTGCAAATCGTGGCTCAAAACGAAATCGTTATTATGGTTGTGATGGAAATCATCATCGGACATAGTAGTGGAATGATGAGTATTTGTTATCCGGTTATTTCTTTAGAATCTGTGCTTTCAAGGTTGGCGAGTCGGGATTTGATGCTTAGTGATACGAGCTCTAAAAAAAGCCGAAACAAGGAATTGCAAGCTTTGATTGCTGGGACAAATGTCATTGTTTCGGGATATTTAGGTGGTGCGACTTTGACGCTCAAAGAAATGCTTGATTTGCAGGTAGGGAATATCGTGCGTTTGGATCGAGTCGCTGATGATACGATTCTCGTATCCATTGATGGTAGAGAAAAATATGTTGCAAGCGTTGGATTGCAAAGATACCGCAAAACGCTTCAGATTAAAGAAGTTATCACAACAGAAAAAGATCAAGTCAAAGAAGTGCTTGAAATGCTTGAAGCTCAACGCAAGAATCGTATTGCTGATATACAAGAGGAGGCTGAATGAAAGCACTAACTGATTTAATTGTCGCAGAGACGACTTCCACGGTCGAAGGATTAATGGGAAAAACCCCAACAGTCAGCCACACAAGAGATGATGATGTGAGTCTTGGCAATCTCCCGTTGCCCTATTCTATCAGCTATATTCAAGCAAGCGGTGATCATAGTGGTGAAATTGCGATGGTAATCCCAGCGCAAATGGGAACAGCATTAGCTGATATGATGCTTGGCGGTGATGGAGAAGCTAAAACAGAAATGAGTGATGATGACCTTGATGCGATTAAAGAAATCAGCTCCAATATTTTTGGCGCAATTTCTACTTCGTTGAATTCTCAAAAAGAATTGCCTAAACTTAACTTTACTTGCTCTAATATCGAGTTTATCACTCAAAGTGTGGATTTATCGCGTTTTGATAAAGCTTATATCTTTAACTTTTCGCTTGATTCGATTCAGTCAAACTTTATTGTATTGGCTAATTCTCTTTTTATGGCAGCATTTGAAGGGGGAGGTGAAGCTCCACAGATTATGGCTGCAGCTCCACAAAATGCTCCTACGCATGCGCTTACGCCGGTTGAGTTTAAAAATATTAATATGATTTTAGATGTGCGACTTAATGTCAAAGTGCGCATTGGGCAAAAACGAATGTTGTTAAAAGATGTGATAGCGATGGATATAGGTAGCGTGATTGAGCTTAATCAGCTTGCTAATGACCCTTTGGATATTCTTGTTGATGATAAAGTGATCGCAAAAGGCGAAGTTGTGATTGTAGATGGGAACTTTGGCATTCAGATTACAGATATTGGCACGAAACGCGATAGGCTTGAGCAATTGCGAGGGTAAGAGAAACTCACATTATGCTTTAAGTCTAGCGGGATTTTCAATCCTCTTTTTATTAAGTATCGTGCGATTTTATTATATCGTTGAGACGGAAATATTTACTGCTAGAAATTATGATTCTCGTCTTTTAATTTCATTGGCAATTTCATAGCCATGCTTGATAGCAAGCGCAATTGAACCTCCGCTTTTAAGTCCAATATCTCCAGCGACAAAGCAGTTTTTCATACTACTTTCATGTAAGTCATTGCACAAAGGCACACCTTTTTCATCAATCTCTAAATGACATTTTTTAAGAAAATCCACCGGTGAAGCTCCACCAATGGCATAAATTGCTCTGTCAAAAGTTTCTTTGTTTTCATCAGAGAATCGCACTCCTACTTTGCCATTATCATCAAAAAGTTCGACAATATCTACACCTAATCGTGTTTTAAGCTTGTTTTGTTCTATTGCTTGCGTAAGTTGTTCGGCATTGGTTTCGTTGATTCGCGTAAATTCTTTTCGGCGATAGTTGAGCGTTACATCGGCATTTTGAGCAAGCATACAAGCATATTCTACAGCAGAATTACCTCCTCCTACAATCAATATTTTTTCATTGTTTTGGCAATCATTGACATTAAAAGATACGATTTTACGGATTGAAGATGGGATAGGATAGCTTGGTTTATTAGGTTGCCCCATTTTGCCAATCGCAATCACAACATAGCGCGCTTGATAAGTTTTATTTTGTGTATTTGTGATCACAAAAATATTATCTTTTTTGTTGATAGATTCTATATCAGATTGGTATTTTACTGGGATATTATGGTGTTGGAGCAATTCATCAAAGAAGCTTATAGTGCTTTCTTTTGTGCCATCAACGAAAGGTATATTGCCTTCAAGATCAATTTTTTGTCCTTTATAATCTTTATCAACACGTTTGCCATCTTTGTAGAATTTTTGAATTGTTGCAGAGTGGTTATCGCTTTTTTCCAGCAGAATAACATTTTTGATACCTAGAATAACGCTTTCTATTGCGGCACTCACTCCACCGGGTCCTCCCCCGATAATGGCAACATCATAAATATTTTCCATTTTATTTTTCTCCTTTTGTTTGTAAGCTGATGTATGTGTATTTTGTGATTTATTTGTGGCTTTAGCGGCAAGATTCAAATCCTCAACCGAATCAAATAAAACACCTTGCATCATTTTGTTTGCATCATCAAATTGCCCATTTTTAAGTCCCCAAATGAATGCTAATAATCCAAGAAGCCCTAATACTAAGGAAACTCCAAGCATAACAGCGACCATTTCAGTGCTCATAATTAACTCTTTGCAAATGTAAATTTTTAAGTGTGGGATTTTAGCATTATTTTTACAGATAAAGATAAACAAGAATCTTTGTAGCTTTGCATATTAAAGCTTGTTAATGTTTGTCAAGTTAATCTTAGGTCTAACATTAATTATACTAGTGTATAATCAGAGATAATTTTTATCATTAATTCGGGAGCTATGTAATGTCAAGCAAAGCAGATGTGCAACCAAAGAAAAAAGTTAGTGTAAGCTTTATGCTTAGCTTTGGTTTCGGAATATTAGTCATTCTTGTCTGTATTATTGTATTTGTAAGCCTTAATCGTGTTAATAATATTATTGTTTCGCTTAATGAAATTAATGATGTCAATGCTCAAGCTCAACGTTATGCAATCAACTTTAGAGGGAGCGTTCATGATAGAGCTATTGCTATCCGTGATGTGGTGCTTATAGATGAAGATGATACTCAAGGGTTACAAAAACTTATGCAGCAAATCAGCAATTTAGAGAAATTTTATAAAGATTCAGAAGATATGATGGAAGAAAAATTCCTTAAAACAAATCTTTTGAAAGATCATCAACGGGCTATTTTGAATGAAATTTCAGCCACTCAAGCAAAAGCTATCCCTTTGATTGTGCAGGTTACACAAGCGAAACTTGCAGGAGACACGAAAAAAGCGCGTGAAATTTTATACACACTTTCGCCTTATTTTGTTCAATGGCTTGCGCAAATTAACGAGTTTATTGATGATGAAGAAAACGCAAATAGTGAGCTTACAAAAGATTTGAGAGAATTGGTTGATAGATTCAAAACATTGCTTTATGTTTTACTTGGGTTTGCAATTATATTTGGTGTGGGAATAGCGACAACGGTTATTCGTGGGCTTTTGCGTATGTTGGGCGGTGAGCCACATAAAGCTTCAGCTATTGTTGCTAAAATCGCTAATGGGAATCTTTCTGAACCTGTTCATTATCATGGTGGCAAAGATTCAATGCTATATTCAATTGCTTCAATGCAAGAGCATCTTAAAGAAACGGTAAAATCTATTTCTGCTTCTTCTTATCAGATTAGTGAAAGTGCCTCTATTGTTTCAAAGACATCTCATGAAGCACAAAATGCAGCCAATGAGCAAAGCCATCATTCTAACCTTATTGCACAAAAACTTCAAGAAATGCACCAAGTCGTTGCAAATATTTCTGATATTGCTAGACAAACAGAAGAGAACTCTTCTAAGACGGTGGATATTTCAGTCGAAGGTATGAAAACGATTGGTGAAACTGCAGAAGAGATTGGTAAAATTACCGAAATGATCAGTGTTTCTGCCAACAATATTCGAGAGTTGCAACAACAATCCGTAGAAATTAGCAATAGTGCTAATTTGATTGCAGAAATAGCCGACCAAACAAACTTACTTGCGCTTAATGCAGCGATTGAAGCGGCACGAGCAGGTGAACATGGAAGAGGATTTGCGGTGGTTGCTGATGAGGTGCGAAAACTTGCTGAAAGGACAGCAGGAACGACTATGGAGATTTCTAGTGCTATTTCTCTTATTCAAGAAAGTATTGGAACTTCGGTTGCTTCGATTGAAGAGATTGTGCCTCAAATCGATAAGGGGCAAAAACTCATTATGGATTCTGTCCAAATTTTAGAATCAATCCAAGATCAAGCTAAAGATTCCTTTGAAAAAGCAAAAATCGTGGCAAGCTCATCATTAGAACAAGGCAATACAATGGCGAGCATCACACATGATATGGAAAATATTTCTAAGCTTTCTAATGATACAAGTCTTTCTTTGCAAAATGCAAACAAACGAATTGATGAGCTTGAACGAATCTCTCAAACGCTCAAAGATAATGTGGCATTTTTTAAAGTCTGACAATTTTCTAAAATATTTGCCAAAGAATATGATTTGTTGTATTCTTTGGTATCTTCATATTCTTTTTCTCAATGATTTTCTTTATTTAAAGCCAAATAAAGAAAATGTTTATTGTTTTTAATAAATACGCATAAGCTAAAGCTTTATAAATCAGTGAATCTGTAGTTTTGCTTCTAAAGTTTTCCATAAAGATACATTTTAATTTTTAATATCATTTTTTATATCTTATTTCACTTATATTTCATACTTTTAAATATAAAATAGCAATTGTAATTATTTTATTTTGCAAGGAAGGGGCTTATGAAATTTGATCGTAAATTGTGGATGCAAATTCACCTTTATTTGAGTTTATTTTTTTTACCAGCGGCATTTATTTATGCGCTGACAGGAGCTTTATATCTTTTTGATTTGAGAGAAGAAGCAGGAGCGAAAGTTCATGAAATAAAGCTTGATTCTATGCCGGAAAAGGGACAAGAGAAAGAGTTTATTATCCAAACTTTGGAAGCAAATCAATTGCCTGTCCCTAAAAATACAGATGTTCGTATGCACAGAGGGAATCCCGCTATGGGTGGTTTGACATATAGCGTAAGTCTTTCTCTAAATAAGCAAGGAGAACCTCAATTAAGGGCTGTTGATAGAAGTTTATATGGAATCTTGTTGCTTATGCACAAAGCAAAAGGTTCAAAATACGAAATCGGCTCTTTCAAGCTTGGACTTTTTGATTTTATTGCGATTGGTTTTGCACTTTCATTGATGATTTTTTATTTTTCAGGCTTAGTGATCACTTCTTTTTGTAAGAAAAACCGAGCAAGTGCATTTGGTGTGTTTGTCGGTGGTTTATTCATTACAAGCTTAGCAATATATTTGAGTGTTTAAGGTCTTATCGTATTGACACAGAATCCAAAACTAACTCTAATTATTTTAGATTCTGTGAATTTAGTCTTGTAACTTTAATATTAGGTTTTTTAGGGGCATTGCACAATACTCAAGATTCAAAAAACTTTTGAATCTTGAGATTTAAAATAATGGTTTGTCCATTTCTTGAGGAATAGGAATGCGCATCGCCTTTAAAATGCTTGGAGCAATGTTATTTAACCCGCCATCGTTGATTTTATCGATACCTTCAATCATTCCAAAGCACCATACTTGCCCCACGGTGTGATTAGTGAGTATATTTCCATTTTCATCTTTCATCTCTTCACAATTCCCATGATCGCTTGTAATGAAAAGTGCGTAATGGTGTTTTTTTGCAGATTCTATGATTTTTCCTAGCTCCTTATCCACCGCTTCCACCGCTTTAATGGCAGCTTCAAAATTACCGGTATGTCCGACCATATCACCATTAGCGAAATTAACAACAATGAAATCAAAACCTTTCTCAATCCCTTCAACCACAGCATTTCCGACTTCCTCGGCACTCATTTGAGGTTGCATATCATAAGTTTGCACTTTTGGTGAGGGGATTAGCACACGCTCTTCACCCGCAAACATTTCTTCTTTGCCGCCATTAAGGAAAAATGTAACATGAGCGTATTTTTCAGTTTCTGCCACATGGAGTTGTTTTAAACCCTTTTGACTAATGACTTCGGCAAGTGTGTTTTGAATAGTCTGTTTGGGGAAGAGAATCGGATAGGGAAATTTTGCATCATATTCTGTCATTGTGGCAGTATAAAGTGTTAATGCTTTATGGGATTCAAACTGCTTAAATGCAGGATTGGCAATCGCATCGACAATTTCTCTCGCTCTATCACTTCGAAAATTCACAAAAATAAATCCCTCGTTATCGTGCATACCTTGATAGTTTATAAAACTTGCAGGCACAATAAATTCATCAAAAATCCCTTCATTGTATTGCGACTGGATATAGTCTTTAGGAGAGAGAGAAGTTTGATGTTGTGCCAAAACAATCGCTTCATAGGCTTTTTGGATTCTCTCCCAGCGATTGTCTCTATCCATTGCATAGAATCTCCCCGAAATACTCGCAATCTCAATATTAGGTGAGAGAATCTCCTCAATTTGCTGCAGATAAGTTATCGCGCTTTGGGGTAATACATCTCTACCATCAGTGATAAGGTGGAGATAGATTTTTTTATCTTGTGAAGAGAGAATCTGTGCTAAGGCGATGATATGTGATAGATGAGAATGCACGCCACCATCACTGATTAAGCCACATAAATGTATCGTTTGTGCATTTTGGCTTACATATAGCAGTGCGGAATTGTTTTGAATCTCATTTTTTTCAATGGCTAAGGAAATTTTTACAAGATCTTGATAGAGGATTCTGCCTGAACCGATACACATATGTCCGACTTCGGAATTGCCCATTTGTCCTTTTGGTAATCCCACGCTCAAACCAAAAGTATCAATCATACCATAAGGAACATTTGCAAACAAATAATCATAAGCAGGTTTTTTGGCATGGAAAAACGCATTATGCGTTGTTTTAGCATTATAGCCGATGCCATCGGTAACAACAAGGATAGTTTTCATATACACTCCTATGATAAAATACTTTTTTTGTAAGATTGTAGCCAAAATCTAAGATTTTTTAAATAAACCGCAACACTAAATTGTTGCATTTTCAAGGAAGGACGATGCTTTATCTTTTATATCAGCATTTTAATGTGAATCTGCTCTCTTATATTACTTTTCGTGCGGGCGTGGCTTTTTTTGTTGCTTTTGTCTTGAGTGTTTTGTTGATGCCTTATTTTATTAAGTGGGCTAAGGCAAAAAAGGCAAATCAACCGATTTCGACTTATGTCGTAGCACATGAAAACAAAAGAAATACCCCCACAATGGGAGGTCTTGTATTTGTCGTGAGTATGTTTATTTCTTCTTTGTTGTGTGCTAATCTGTTTAATCCTTATGTGCTTTTGGGGTTGTTTTGTATCGCGGCTTTTATGTTGATTGGAGCAAGAGACGATTATATGAAAATTTCTGCTAAAAGTAATGCCGGAATGAGCGCAAAGATGAAGTTTGGTTTGCTCTTTATTGTTGCACTGCTAATTACCTCAACTTTGCTTTACATAGGACACAATACTAATCTTTATATTCCTTTTATGAAGAATCCACTTTTTGATATGGCAGCATTTAAGCTGGGAGGTATTCCTGTCATTGCTTTAGGATTCTGGCTACTTGTCTTTTTGGCGACTACTAATGCTGTGAATATTACTGATGGGCTTGATGGATTAGCCACGGTGCCAAGCATTTGTGCGCTTTTCAGCCTTTCTGTTTTTGTTTATGTTGCTGGACATGCAGGATTCTCGGGATATTTGTTGTGGCCTAAAGTCGTTGATAGTGGGGAGCTTGCTGTGCTTTCGGTCGCACTCATTGGCGCACTTTTTGGATTCTTGTGGTATAACTGCCATCCCGCTCAAGTTTTTATGGGAGATAGCGGAAGTTTGGCTTTAGGTGCTTTTATCGCATATATGGCGATTGTCTCCAATAATGAAATATTATTAATTCTGATAGGAATCATCTTTGTGATTGAGGCACTTTCGGTGATTTTGCAAGTGGGAAGTTATAAATATCGTAAAAAGCGTATTTTTGCGATGGCACCTATTCATCATCATTTTGAGGTAAGAGGTTGGGCAGAAAATAAAATCATTGTGCGTTTTTGGATTATCGCAATTTTGGCAAATATTATTGCCCTTTTAAGCCTCAAGATTCGTTAAAGAAGAGATTTAAGGAGCTTCATCAATGAAACATAAAAGCATTTTTGGATATGGCGTTACGACTACGCCATTAGTCGCATTTTTGAACAAACAAGGTGAGAAGCTTTATATTTATGATGATAAGTTTAAAGATATTTCTACTGATGAAAAAGGTAATACTTTTTTGCCCTCAAGTGCTTTTGAATCTGCATCAAGCAGTATGGAGATTCTTAGTCCGGGCATTCCCCCTTATCACCCTTTGATTCAAAAGGCGCAACATCGTATCAGCGAATATGATTATTTTGATATGCTCTTAAATGATGAAGCCCAAAAGCCTTTAAATATATGGATTAGTGGCACGAATGGCAAAACAACCACGACCGAAATAACGACACTTTTACTCTCGCCTTTTGGAGCAAAAAGTGGAGGAAATATCGGCACACCTTTAGCCACACTTTATGAAGAAAAAGCACCCGTGTGGGTGCTTGAAACAAGTTCTTTCAGTTTGCATTATACGCAAAAAGCTTGTCCTCATATTTATGCGTTGCTTCCGGTGAGAGAAGATCACATCACTTGGCATGGAAGTTTTGAGAATTATGTGAGTGATAAGCTAAAACCTCTCACATTGATGAATGCTCAAAGTTATGCAATTATCCCCGATGAGCTTTCTTCCCACCCAACACTCAAGGCTTATAAAGGGCATTTGATCACCTATAAAGATTCTGTTGATTTGGCGCAAAAATTAGATTTACCGATTGAACGCATTGTGTTTAAAGAACCTTTTTTGCTTGATGCTTTGATTGCGCTTGGGATTGCTAAAGTAGGATTCAAATGTGAAGATATTGAGCGGTTAAATCTATTTAAAATTGGTAAGCATCGTATTGAAGAATTTTA carries:
- the mraY gene encoding phospho-N-acetylmuramoyl-pentapeptide-transferase; this encodes MLYLLYQHFNVNLLSYITFRAGVAFFVAFVLSVLLMPYFIKWAKAKKANQPISTYVVAHENKRNTPTMGGLVFVVSMFISSLLCANLFNPYVLLGLFCIAAFMLIGARDDYMKISAKSNAGMSAKMKFGLLFIVALLITSTLLYIGHNTNLYIPFMKNPLFDMAAFKLGGIPVIALGFWLLVFLATTNAVNITDGLDGLATVPSICALFSLSVFVYVAGHAGFSGYLLWPKVVDSGELAVLSVALIGALFGFLWYNCHPAQVFMGDSGSLALGAFIAYMAIVSNNEILLILIGIIFVIEALSVILQVGSYKYRKKRIFAMAPIHHHFEVRGWAENKIIVRFWIIAILANIIALLSLKIR
- a CDS encoding methyl-accepting chemotaxis protein gives rise to the protein MSSKADVQPKKKVSVSFMLSFGFGILVILVCIIVFVSLNRVNNIIVSLNEINDVNAQAQRYAINFRGSVHDRAIAIRDVVLIDEDDTQGLQKLMQQISNLEKFYKDSEDMMEEKFLKTNLLKDHQRAILNEISATQAKAIPLIVQVTQAKLAGDTKKAREILYTLSPYFVQWLAQINEFIDDEENANSELTKDLRELVDRFKTLLYVLLGFAIIFGVGIATTVIRGLLRMLGGEPHKASAIVAKIANGNLSEPVHYHGGKDSMLYSIASMQEHLKETVKSISASSYQISESASIVSKTSHEAQNAANEQSHHSNLIAQKLQEMHQVVANISDIARQTEENSSKTVDISVEGMKTIGETAEEIGKITEMISVSANNIRELQQQSVEISNSANLIAEIADQTNLLALNAAIEAARAGEHGRGFAVVADEVRKLAERTAGTTMEISSAISLIQESIGTSVASIEEIVPQIDKGQKLIMDSVQILESIQDQAKDSFEKAKIVASSSLEQGNTMASITHDMENISKLSNDTSLSLQNANKRIDELERISQTLKDNVAFFKV
- the gpmI gene encoding 2,3-bisphosphoglycerate-independent phosphoglycerate mutase — its product is MYMKTILVVTDGIGYNAKTTHNAFFHAKKPAYDYLFANVPYGMIDTFGLSVGLPKGQMGNSEVGHMCIGSGRILYQDLVKISLAIEKNEIQNNSALLYVSQNAQTIHLCGLISDGGVHSHLSHIIALAQILSSQDKKIYLHLITDGRDVLPQSAITYLQQIEEILSPNIEIASISGRFYAMDRDNRWERIQKAYEAIVLAQHQTSLSPKDYIQSQYNEGIFDEFIVPASFINYQGMHDNEGFIFVNFRSDRAREIVDAIANPAFKQFESHKALTLYTATMTEYDAKFPYPILFPKQTIQNTLAEVISQKGLKQLHVAETEKYAHVTFFLNGGKEEMFAGEERVLIPSPKVQTYDMQPQMSAEEVGNAVVEGIEKGFDFIVVNFANGDMVGHTGNFEAAIKAVEAVDKELGKIIESAKKHHYALFITSDHGNCEEMKDENGNILTNHTVGQVWCFGMIEGIDKINDGGLNNIAPSILKAMRIPIPQEMDKPLF
- the ccoS gene encoding cbb3-type cytochrome oxidase assembly protein CcoS, which translates into the protein MSTEMVAVMLGVSLVLGLLGLLAFIWGLKNGQFDDANKMMQGVLFDSVEDLNLAAKATNKSQNTHTSAYKQKEKNKMENIYDVAIIGGGPGGVSAAIESVILGIKNVILLEKSDNHSATIQKFYKDGKRVDKDYKGQKIDLEGNIPFVDGTKESTISFFDELLQHHNIPVKYQSDIESINKKDNIFVITNTQNKTYQARYVVIAIGKMGQPNKPSYPIPSSIRKIVSFNVNDCQNNEKILIVGGGNSAVEYACMLAQNADVTLNYRRKEFTRINETNAEQLTQAIEQNKLKTRLGVDIVELFDDNGKVGVRFSDENKETFDRAIYAIGGASPVDFLKKCHLEIDEKGVPLCNDLHESSMKNCFVAGDIGLKSGGSIALAIKHGYEIANEIKRRES